A stretch of Prunus dulcis chromosome 6, ALMONDv2, whole genome shotgun sequence DNA encodes these proteins:
- the LOC117631841 gene encoding regulatory-associated protein of TOR 1 isoform X3, whose product MPSRREFFSIIMDMVYRSQLLMSYTQYIPLPISDLDSWLKTPSIYVFDCSAAGMIINSFIELHDWGGSSSSGSTRDCILLAACEAHETLPQSAEFPADVFTSCLTTPIKMALRWFCTRSLLHESLDHSLIDKIPGRQNDRRTLLGELNWIFTAVTDTIAWNVLPHDLFQRLFRQDLLVASLFRNFLLAERIMRSANCSPISHPMLPPTHQHHMWDAWDMAAEICLSQLPLLVEDPNAGFQQSPFFTEQLTAFEVWLDHGSEHKKPPEQLPIVLQVLLSQCHRFRALVLLGRFLDMGPWAVDLALSVGIFPYVLKLLQTMTPELRQILVFIWTKILALDKSCQVDLVKDGGHTYFIRFLDSMEAYPEQRAMAAFVLAVIVDTHRRGQEACIEAGLIHVCLKHLQGPTANDTQTEPLFLQWLCLCLGKLWEDFTEAQIFGLQADAPAICAPLLSEPQPEVRASAVFALGTLLDVGSGSCRDGVGGDEEYDDDEKIRAEISIVRSLLSVASDGSPLVRAEVAVALGRFAFGHNKHLKSIAAAYWKPQSSSLLNSLPSLSHIKGSVVSSQIGPLLRVTNDNSLVVRDGRVSTSSPLASSGIMHGSPLSDDSSQHSDSGILNDGVSNGGVNLSTPKPLDNAMYSQCVLAMCTLAKDPSPRIASLGRQVLAIIGIEQVVAKPVKSSNNSVRPGESITASPGLARSSSWFDMNGGHLPLTFRTPPVSPPRPNYLTGIRRVYSLEFRPHLMSPDSGLADPLLGSGGTSGASERSVPPQSTIYNWSCGHFSKPLLIAADDSKEILTRREEREKFALEHIAKCQHSSVSKLNNQIASWDTKFETGTKTILLEPFSPIVIAADENERIRVWNYQEAKEATLLNSFDNHDFPDKGISKLCLVNELDDSLLLAASSDGNIRIWKDYTLKGRQKLVTAFSSIQGHKPGVRSLNAVVDWQQQSGYLYASGEISSIMVWDLDKEQLVNSIPSSDCSISALSASQVHGGQLTAGFVDGSVRLYDVRTPEMLVCATRPHTQKVERVVGIGFQPGLDPAKIVSASQAGDIQFLDIRNDREAYLTIEAHRGSLTALAVHRHAPIIASGSAKQLIKVFSLEGEQLGTIRYYPSFMAQKIGPVSCLAFHPYEVLLAAGAADACASIYADDNSQAR is encoded by the exons ATGCCAAGTCGGAGAGAGTTCTTTTCCATTATAATGGACATGGTGTACCGAAGCCAACTGCTAATG AGTTATACACAGTATATCCCCTTGCCAATAAGTGACCTTGATTCCTGGTTGAAGACACCTTCAATATATGTGTTTGATTGTTCTGCTGCTGGGATGATTATTAATTCATTCATTGAG CTTCATGATTGGGGGGGTTCTAGCTCATCTGGATCTACAAGGGATTGTATCCTGCTTGCGGCTTGTGAAGCACACGAGACTCTTCCACAAAGTGCTGAATTTCCTGCTGATGTGTTTACTTCTTGCCTCACAACTCCCATCAAGATGGCATTAAGATG GTTCTGCACAAGATCATTACTTCATGAGTCTCTTGATCATTCGCTGATAGATAAAATCCCTGGCCGCCAAAATGACCGGAGAACCCTCTTGGGGGagttgaattggatttttacGGCTGTCACTGATACAATTGCATGGAATGTTCTCCCTCATG ATCTTTTCCAGAGACTGTTCAGACAAGACCTGTTAGTTGCCAGCCTTTTTCGAAATTTTCTACTTGCTGAGCGAATTATGCGATCGGCAAATTGCTCTCCAATCTCTCACCCAATGTTGCCTCCAACCCATCAGCATCACATGTG GGATGCATGGGACATGGCTGCTGAGATATGCCTTTCTCAGCTTCCATTATTGGTTGAGGATCCTAATGCAGGGTTCCAG cAAAGTCCATTTTTCACTGAGCAGTTGACTGCTTTTGAGGTATGGCTTGACCATGGATCCGAACACAAGAAACCACCAGAGCAGTTGCCTATTGTTCTTCAG GTCTTACTTAGTCAATGCCACCGATTTCGAGCTCTGGTTCTTCTTGGAAGATTCCTTGATATGGGACCCTGGGCTGTAGATCTG GCATTGTCTGTTGGGATATTTCCGTATGTTCTGAAGCTGTTGCAAACAATGACGCCTGAACTACGACAAATTCTTGTATTTATTTGGACAAAAATTCTTGCCCTTGATAAG TCATGTCAGGTTGATCTTGTGAAGGATGGGGGACATACATATTTCATCAGGTTTCTTGATAGCATGGAAGCATATCCAGAACAGCGTGCAATGGCTGCTTTCGTTTTGGCAGTGATTGTTGATACACATAGACGTGGTCAGGAAGCTTGTATTGAAGCAGGTCTGATACATGTTTGCTTGAAGCACCTTCAGGGTCCAACTGCAAATGATACACAGACTGAACCCCTTTTTCTTCAGTGGCTTTGCCTCTGTCTGGGAAAACTGTGGGAGGATTTTACAGAGGCCCAAATATTTGGTTTGCAGGCAGATGCCCCTGCAATATGTGCTCCTCTACTTTCCGAGCCCCAACCAGAG GTTAGGGCTTCTGCTGTTTTTGCACTGGGTACCCTGCTTGATGTGGGTTCGGGTTCATGTAGAGATGGCGTTGGAGGAGATGAAGAATATGACGATGATGAAAAGATTAGAGCTGAAATTAGTATTGTTAGAAGCCTATTAAGTGTTGCTTCAGATGGAAGCCCTCTGGTCAGGGCCGAAGTTGCTGTTG CTCTGGGACGCTTTGCCTTTGGCCACAACAAGCACCTCAAGTCAATTGCTGCTGCGTATTGGAAACCACAATCCAGTTCTCTTCTGAACTCCTTGCCCTCTTTGTCTCATATTAAAGGTAGTGTTGTTTCATCTCAAATTGGTCCACTTTTGAGAGTGACCAATGATAACTCATTGGTTGTTCGAGATGGAAGAGTCTCCACCAGCAGCCCCCTTGCGAGTTCTGGAATTATGCATGGGTCTCCATTGTCTGACGATTCATCTCAGCATTCTGATTCTGGAATATTAAATGATGGTGTGAGCAATGGTGGTGTCAAcctttcaacaccaaaaccCCTGGACAATGCAATGTATTCTCAGTGTGTATTGGCTATGTGTACCTTAGCGAAGGACCCATCTCCACGCATTGCAAGCCTTGGTCGGCAGGTATTGGCCATTATAGGAATTGAACAAGTGGTGGCAAAACCTGTGAAGTCCAGTAATAACAGTGTTCGACCTGGTGAATCCATTACAGCATCTCCTGGATTAGCTCGATCTTCTTCGTGGTTTGATATGAATGGAG GTCATTTGCCTTTAACATTCCGAACTCCTCCTGTCAGCCCTCCTCGGCCAAATTACTTGACTGGAATTCGGAGAGTTTATTCTTTAGAGTTCAGGCCTCATCTAATGAGTCCAGATTCTGGATTAGCCGATCCGCTTTTAGGTTCTGGGGGAACTTCTGGCGCCTCAGAACGCAGTGTTCCTCCACAATCAACAATCTACAATTGGAGTTGTGGGCACTTCTCCAAGCCACTTCTCATTGCTGCAGATGACAGTAAAGAAATATTAACcagaagagaggagagagaaaaatttgCCTTGGAGCACATTGCTAAATGCCAGCACTcgt CTGTTAGCAAACTTAACAATCAAATTGCTAGCTGGGACACAAAATTTGAGACGGGTACGAAAACAATCTTGCTGGAACCATTTTCTCCTATTGTAATCGCGGCAGACGAGAATGAACGAATCAG ggTATGGAATTACCAAGAGGCTAAGGAGGCTACCCTTCTCAACAGCTTTGATAACCATGATTTTCCTGACAAAGGAATCTCCAAGCTCTGCCTTGTGAATGAGCTTGATGACAGCTTGCTTCTTGCTGCTTCAA GTGATGGAAACATTCGAATTTGGAAAGATTATACTTTGAAGGGTAGACAGAAGCTTGTTACTGcattttcttcaattcaagGTCATAAACCTGGCGTGCGAAGTTTGAATGCTGTTGTAGATTGGCAACAGCAATCAGGATATCTG TATGCTTCTGGTGAGATATCGTCCATTATGGTTTGGGATCTGGATAAAGAGCAGCTTGTGAATTCTATTCCTTCATCAGATTGTAGCATCTCAGCGCTG TCTGCTTCTCAAGTTCATGGGGGACAACTTACAGCTGGTTTTGTAGACGGTTCTGTTAGACTCTATGATGTGCGAACTCCTGAAAT GCTTGTCTGTGCAACGCGACCACACACTCAGAAGGTTGAAAGAGTTGTGGGGATTGGCTTTCAGCCTGGGCTTGATCCTGCTAAG ATTGTAAGTGCGTCTCAGGCAGGTGACATTCAGTTCCTTGATATCAGAAATGACAGGGAGGCCTACCTGACAATTGAAGCTCACAGGGGTTCACTGACAGCTTTAGCTGTTCATAGACATGCCCCCATCATTGCCAGTGGATCAGCCAAACAACTCATAAAAGTCTTTAGTTTGGAGGGTGAACAATTAGGTACCATAAGATACTACCCTTCCTTCATGGCCCAAAAGATCGGTCCTGTCAGTTGCTTAGCCTTCCATCCCTATGAAGTGCTGCTTGCTGCTGGTGCTGCAGATGCTTGCGCATCCATCTATGCTGACGACAACTCTCAAGCTAGATGA